In Silene latifolia isolate original U9 population chromosome X, ASM4854445v1, whole genome shotgun sequence, the following proteins share a genomic window:
- the LOC141619896 gene encoding uncharacterized protein LOC141619896 encodes MVIVLNFPDQFAALIMECVKSASYSLVLNGDIFGFFKGKRGLRQGDPLPPLIFTIAMEYLSSKGDVGSIMVLFRAFSTFSRASGLQMSPTKTSAYFRGVPGWVKDDILLVSGFYEEELPFKYLGIPITAGRLTKAQSSTS; translated from the exons ATGGTGATTGTATTGAACTTCCCTGATCAGTTTGCTGCCCTTATAATGGAGTGTGTCAAAAGTGCTAGCTACTCCTTAGTTCTGAATGGGGACATTTTTGGTTTCTTTAAAGGGAAAAGGGGTCTTAGACAAGGGGACCCCTTACCCCCTCTTATATTTACCATTGCTATGGAGTACCTCAGTAG TAAGGGTGATGTGGGGTCTATTATGGTGCTTTTCAGAGCCTTTTCAACTTTCTCTAGAGCTTCTGGCCTACAAATGAGTCCTACCAAAACTAGTGCCTACTTTAGGGGGGTACCAGGTTGGGTGAAGGATGATATTTTACTTGTCTCAGGTTTTTATGAAGAGGAGCTGCCATTTAAATATTTGGGAATTCCCATTACTGCTGGTAGATTAACAAAGGCTCAGTCAAGTACTAGTTGA